In Panthera leo isolate Ple1 chromosome E3, P.leo_Ple1_pat1.1, whole genome shotgun sequence, a genomic segment contains:
- the MLXIPL gene encoding carbohydrate-responsive element-binding protein isoform X1, with translation MARALAGLAAGLSCPRVVPSQDSDSDTDSEDPSNRRSAGGLLRSQVIHSGHFMVSSPHSDSLTRRRDQEGPMGPADFGPRSIDPTLTRLFECMSLAYSGKLVSPKWKNFKGLKLLCRDKIRLNNAIWRAWYIQYVERRKSPVCGFVTPLQGPEADEHRKPEAVVLEGNYWKRRIEVVMREYHKWRIYYKKRLRKCSREGDLLTPKQVEGGWQPPERWCEQLFSSVVPVLLGGPEEEPGGRQLLDLDCFLSDISDTLFTMTQPSSTPLQLRPEDAYVGNADMIQPDLTPLQPSLDDFMEISDFFTSYRPPQTPTPSHFPEPPSFGTMADPFFGSSILGSEVPPASSGMTHLSGNNRLQARSSCPGTLDSSAFLNSDFLLPEDPKPKLPPPPAPPPLFQYPALPKGPGLEPCPPPAFPPMAPPPALLQEEPLFSPRFPFSTVPPAPGVSPLPAPTAFPPTPQPGPGPAPAPFPIDLLPSGYLEPQFGPHFTVPQGMRSRGKPPAPSPRGEKPSPPTLAPATANPTTPAGGNNPCLTQLLTAAKPEQALEPPLVSSTLLRPSGSPETAPEFPCTFLPPTPAPTPPRPPPGPTTLAPPRPLIVPKAERLSPPAHSGGERRLSGELNSIPGPGTLSVCVSPPQPILSRGRPDNNKTENRRITHISAEQKRRFNIKLGFDTLHGLVSTLSAQPSLKVSKATTLQKTAEYIAMLQQERAAMQEEAQQLRDQIEELNAAINLCQQQLPATGVPITHQRFDQMRDMFNDYVRTRTLHNWKFWVFSILIRPLFESFNGMVSTASLQSLRQTSLAWLDQYCSLPALRPTVLNSLRQLSTSTSILTDPGCIPEQATRAVTEGTLGKPL, from the exons ATGGCCCGGGCGTTGGCGGGTCTGGCCGCCGGTTTGTCCTGCCCGCGGGTCGTCCCCAGCCAAGACTCGGACTCAGACACAGATTCGGAGGACCCGAGTAACCGGCGCAGCGCGGGCGGGCTGCTCCGCTCGCAAGTCATCCACAGCGGTCACTTCATGGTGTCGTCGCCGCACAGCGACTCGCTGACCCGGCGGCGCGACCAGGAGGGGCCCATGGGGCCCGCCGACTTCGGGCCGCGCAGCATCGACCCCACACTCACCCGCCTCTTCGAGTGCATGAGCCTGGCCTACAG TGGCAAGCTGGTGTCTCCCAAGTGGAAGAACTTCAAAGGCCTCAAGCTGCTTTGCCGGGACAAGATCCGTCTCAACAACGCCATCTGGAGGGCCTGGTATATCCAGT ATGTGGAGCGGAGGAAGAGCCCCGTGTGTGGCTTCGTGACCCCCCTGCAGGGGCCTGAGGCTGATGAGCACCGAAAACCAGAG GCCGTGGTCCTAGAGGGCAATTACTGGAAGCGGCGCATCGAGGTGGTGATGCGCGAGTACCACAAGTGGCGCATCTACTACAAGAAGCGG CTCCGTAAGTGCAGCAGGGAAGGGGATCTCCTGACCCCAAAGCAG GTGGAAGGGGGTTGGCAACCACCGGAGCGATGGTGCGAGCAGCTCTTCTCCAGCGTGGTGCCCGTGCTGCTCGGGGGCCCAGAGGAGGAGCCTGGCGGGCGGCAGCTTCTGGACCTGGACTGCTTTTTGTCCGACATCTCCGACACGCTCTTCACCATGACTCAGCCCAGCTCCACGCCCCTGCAGCTGCGCCCTGAGGACG CTTATGTGGGCAATGCTGACATGATCCAGCCGGACCTGacacccctgcagcccagcctgGATGACTTCATGGAGATCTCAG ATTTCTTCACCAGCTACCGCCCCCCACAGACACCCACGCCCTCACACTTCCCGGAGCCCCCCAGTTTTGGCACCATGGCTGACCCTTTCTTCGGCAGTTCGATCCTGGGCTCAGAGGTGCCCCCTGCCTCGTCAGGCATGACCCACCTCTCAGGGAATAACCGCCTGCAG GCTCGGAGCAGCTGCCCTGGCACCCTGGACTCCAGTGCCTTCCTGAACTCTGATTTCCTCCTTCCTGAAGACCCCAAGCCCAAGCTCCCACCCCcgccagcacccccacccctcttccaATACCCTGCCCTTCCCAAGGGGCCTGGTCTAGAGCCCTGTCCCCCACCCGCCTTCCCTCCCAtggctcctccccctgctttgCTGCAGGAAGAGCCTCTCTTCTCTCCTAGATTCCCCTTCTCTactgtccctcctgccccaggagtGTCCCCACTGCCGGCTCCCACTGCCTTCCCACCTACCCCCCAGCCTGGtccaggccctgcccctgctcccttccccatAGACCTTCTACCCTCAGGGTATCTGGAGCCCCAATTTGGGCCTCACTTCACAGTGCCCCAAGGCATGAGGTCCAGAGGCAagccccccgccccatcccctaGAGGGGAGAAGCCCAGCCCCCCAACCTTGGCCCCTGCCACCGCCAACCCCACTACCCCAGCGGGGGGCAACAACCCCTGCCTCACACAGCTGCTCACAGCAG CCAAGCCTGAGCAAGCCCTGGAACCACCACTCGTATCCAGCACCCTCCTCCGGCCCTCAGGGTCCCCG GAGACGGCCCCTGAATTCCCCTGCACCTTCCTACCCCCGACCCCGGCCCCCACACCACCCCGGCCCCCTCCAGGCCCAACCACACTGGCACCTCCCAGGCCCCTGATTGTCCCCAAAGCGGAGCGGCTCTCGCCCCCAGCACACAGCG GTGGTGAGCGGAGGCTGTCTGGGGAACTCAACTCCATTCCAGGCCCGGGGACCCTGAGTGTCTGCGTCTCTCCCCCTCAACCCATCCTAAGCCGGGGTCGTCCAGACAACAACAAG ACTGAGAACCGGCGCATCACACACATCTCTGCAGAGCAGAAGAGGCGCTTCAATATCAAGCTGGGGTTTGACACCCTGCACGGGCTGGTGAGCACACTCAGCGCCCAGCCCAGCCTCAAG GTGAGCAAAGCAACCACACTGCAGAAGACGGCCGAGTACATCGCCATGCTGCAGCAGGAGCGGGCGGCCATGCAGGAGGAGGCCCAGCAGCTACGGGACCAGATCGAGGAGCTCAACGCTGCCATTAA CCTGTGCCAGCAGCAGCTGCCTGCTACCGGGGTGCCCATCACGCACCAGCGTTTCGACCAGATGCGAGACATGTTCAACGACTATGTCCGCACCCGGACACTGCACAACTGGAAGTTCTGGGTG
- the MLXIPL gene encoding carbohydrate-responsive element-binding protein isoform X3 — translation MARALAGLAAGLSCPRVVPSQDSDSDTDSEDPSNRRSAGGLLRSQVIHSGHFMVSSPHSDSLTRRRDQEGPMGPADFGPRSIDPTLTRLFECMSLAYSGKLVSPKWKNFKGLKLLCRDKIRLNNAIWRAWYIQYVERRKSPVCGFVTPLQGPEADEHRKPEAVVLEGNYWKRRIEVVMREYHKWRIYYKKRLRKCSREGDLLTPKQVEGGWQPPERWCEQLFSSVVPVLLGGPEEEPGGRQLLDLDCFLSDISDTLFTMTQPSSTPLQLRPEDAYVGNADMIQPDLTPLQPSLDDFMEISDFFTSYRPPQTPTPSHFPEPPSFGTMADPFFGSSILGSEVPPASSGMTHLSGNNRLQARSSCPGTLDSSAFLNSDFLLPEDPKPKLPPPPAPPPLFQYPALPKGPGLEPCPPPAFPPMAPPPALLQEEPLFSPRFPFSTVPPAPGVSPLPAPTAFPPTPQPGPGPAPAPFPIDLLPSGYLEPQFGPHFTVPQGMRSRGKPPAPSPRGEKPSPPTLAPATANPTTPAGGNNPCLTQLLTAAKPEQALEPPLVSSTLLRPSGSPETAPEFPCTFLPPTPAPTPPRPPPGPTTLAPPRPLIVPKAERLSPPAHSGGERRLSGELNSIPGPGTLSVCVSPPQPILSRGRPDNNKTENRRITHISAEQKRRFNIKLGFDTLHGLVSTLSAQPSLKVSKATTLQKTAEYIAMLQQERAAMQEEAQQLRDQIEELNAAINLCQQQLPATGVPITHQRFDQMRDMFNDYVRTRTLHNWKFWVFSILIRPLFESFNGMVSTASLQSLRQTSLAWLDQYCSLPALRPKTNTVTWRIHTLSWDLHFPV, via the exons ATGGCCCGGGCGTTGGCGGGTCTGGCCGCCGGTTTGTCCTGCCCGCGGGTCGTCCCCAGCCAAGACTCGGACTCAGACACAGATTCGGAGGACCCGAGTAACCGGCGCAGCGCGGGCGGGCTGCTCCGCTCGCAAGTCATCCACAGCGGTCACTTCATGGTGTCGTCGCCGCACAGCGACTCGCTGACCCGGCGGCGCGACCAGGAGGGGCCCATGGGGCCCGCCGACTTCGGGCCGCGCAGCATCGACCCCACACTCACCCGCCTCTTCGAGTGCATGAGCCTGGCCTACAG TGGCAAGCTGGTGTCTCCCAAGTGGAAGAACTTCAAAGGCCTCAAGCTGCTTTGCCGGGACAAGATCCGTCTCAACAACGCCATCTGGAGGGCCTGGTATATCCAGT ATGTGGAGCGGAGGAAGAGCCCCGTGTGTGGCTTCGTGACCCCCCTGCAGGGGCCTGAGGCTGATGAGCACCGAAAACCAGAG GCCGTGGTCCTAGAGGGCAATTACTGGAAGCGGCGCATCGAGGTGGTGATGCGCGAGTACCACAAGTGGCGCATCTACTACAAGAAGCGG CTCCGTAAGTGCAGCAGGGAAGGGGATCTCCTGACCCCAAAGCAG GTGGAAGGGGGTTGGCAACCACCGGAGCGATGGTGCGAGCAGCTCTTCTCCAGCGTGGTGCCCGTGCTGCTCGGGGGCCCAGAGGAGGAGCCTGGCGGGCGGCAGCTTCTGGACCTGGACTGCTTTTTGTCCGACATCTCCGACACGCTCTTCACCATGACTCAGCCCAGCTCCACGCCCCTGCAGCTGCGCCCTGAGGACG CTTATGTGGGCAATGCTGACATGATCCAGCCGGACCTGacacccctgcagcccagcctgGATGACTTCATGGAGATCTCAG ATTTCTTCACCAGCTACCGCCCCCCACAGACACCCACGCCCTCACACTTCCCGGAGCCCCCCAGTTTTGGCACCATGGCTGACCCTTTCTTCGGCAGTTCGATCCTGGGCTCAGAGGTGCCCCCTGCCTCGTCAGGCATGACCCACCTCTCAGGGAATAACCGCCTGCAG GCTCGGAGCAGCTGCCCTGGCACCCTGGACTCCAGTGCCTTCCTGAACTCTGATTTCCTCCTTCCTGAAGACCCCAAGCCCAAGCTCCCACCCCcgccagcacccccacccctcttccaATACCCTGCCCTTCCCAAGGGGCCTGGTCTAGAGCCCTGTCCCCCACCCGCCTTCCCTCCCAtggctcctccccctgctttgCTGCAGGAAGAGCCTCTCTTCTCTCCTAGATTCCCCTTCTCTactgtccctcctgccccaggagtGTCCCCACTGCCGGCTCCCACTGCCTTCCCACCTACCCCCCAGCCTGGtccaggccctgcccctgctcccttccccatAGACCTTCTACCCTCAGGGTATCTGGAGCCCCAATTTGGGCCTCACTTCACAGTGCCCCAAGGCATGAGGTCCAGAGGCAagccccccgccccatcccctaGAGGGGAGAAGCCCAGCCCCCCAACCTTGGCCCCTGCCACCGCCAACCCCACTACCCCAGCGGGGGGCAACAACCCCTGCCTCACACAGCTGCTCACAGCAG CCAAGCCTGAGCAAGCCCTGGAACCACCACTCGTATCCAGCACCCTCCTCCGGCCCTCAGGGTCCCCG GAGACGGCCCCTGAATTCCCCTGCACCTTCCTACCCCCGACCCCGGCCCCCACACCACCCCGGCCCCCTCCAGGCCCAACCACACTGGCACCTCCCAGGCCCCTGATTGTCCCCAAAGCGGAGCGGCTCTCGCCCCCAGCACACAGCG GTGGTGAGCGGAGGCTGTCTGGGGAACTCAACTCCATTCCAGGCCCGGGGACCCTGAGTGTCTGCGTCTCTCCCCCTCAACCCATCCTAAGCCGGGGTCGTCCAGACAACAACAAG ACTGAGAACCGGCGCATCACACACATCTCTGCAGAGCAGAAGAGGCGCTTCAATATCAAGCTGGGGTTTGACACCCTGCACGGGCTGGTGAGCACACTCAGCGCCCAGCCCAGCCTCAAG GTGAGCAAAGCAACCACACTGCAGAAGACGGCCGAGTACATCGCCATGCTGCAGCAGGAGCGGGCGGCCATGCAGGAGGAGGCCCAGCAGCTACGGGACCAGATCGAGGAGCTCAACGCTGCCATTAA CCTGTGCCAGCAGCAGCTGCCTGCTACCGGGGTGCCCATCACGCACCAGCGTTTCGACCAGATGCGAGACATGTTCAACGACTATGTCCGCACCCGGACACTGCACAACTGGAAGTTCTGGGTG
- the MLXIPL gene encoding carbohydrate-responsive element-binding protein isoform X2 translates to MARALAGLAAGLSCPRVVPSQDSDSDTDSEDPSNRRSAGGLLRSQVIHSGHFMVSSPHSDSLTRRRDQEGPMGPADFGPRSIDPTLTRLFECMSLAYSGKLVSPKWKNFKGLKLLCRDKIRLNNAIWRAWYIQYVERRKSPVCGFVTPLQGPEADEHRKPEAVVLEGNYWKRRIEVVMREYHKWRIYYKKRLRKCSREGDLLTPKQVEGGWQPPERWCEQLFSSVVPVLLGGPEEEPGGRQLLDLDCFLSDISDTLFTMTQPSSTPLQLRPEDAYVGNADMIQPDLTPLQPSLDDFMEISDFFTSYRPPQTPTPSHFPEPPSFGTMADPFFGSSILGSEVPPASSGMTHLSGNNRLQARSSCPGTLDSSAFLNSDFLLPEDPKPKLPPPPAPPPLFQYPALPKGPGLEPCPPPAFPPMAPPPALLQEEPLFSPRFPFSTVPPAPGVSPLPAPTAFPPTPQPGPGPAPAPFPIDLLPSGYLEPQFGPHFTVPQGMRSRGKPPAPSPRGEKPSPPTLAPATANPTTPAGGNNPCLTQLLTAAKPEQALEPPLVSSTLLRPSGSPETAPEFPCTFLPPTPAPTPPRPPPGPTTLAPPRPLIVPKAERLSPPAHSGPGTLSVCVSPPQPILSRGRPDNNKTENRRITHISAEQKRRFNIKLGFDTLHGLVSTLSAQPSLKVSKATTLQKTAEYIAMLQQERAAMQEEAQQLRDQIEELNAAINLCQQQLPATGVPITHQRFDQMRDMFNDYVRTRTLHNWKFWVFSILIRPLFESFNGMVSTASLQSLRQTSLAWLDQYCSLPALRPTVLNSLRQLSTSTSILTDPGCIPEQATRAVTEGTLGKPL, encoded by the exons ATGGCCCGGGCGTTGGCGGGTCTGGCCGCCGGTTTGTCCTGCCCGCGGGTCGTCCCCAGCCAAGACTCGGACTCAGACACAGATTCGGAGGACCCGAGTAACCGGCGCAGCGCGGGCGGGCTGCTCCGCTCGCAAGTCATCCACAGCGGTCACTTCATGGTGTCGTCGCCGCACAGCGACTCGCTGACCCGGCGGCGCGACCAGGAGGGGCCCATGGGGCCCGCCGACTTCGGGCCGCGCAGCATCGACCCCACACTCACCCGCCTCTTCGAGTGCATGAGCCTGGCCTACAG TGGCAAGCTGGTGTCTCCCAAGTGGAAGAACTTCAAAGGCCTCAAGCTGCTTTGCCGGGACAAGATCCGTCTCAACAACGCCATCTGGAGGGCCTGGTATATCCAGT ATGTGGAGCGGAGGAAGAGCCCCGTGTGTGGCTTCGTGACCCCCCTGCAGGGGCCTGAGGCTGATGAGCACCGAAAACCAGAG GCCGTGGTCCTAGAGGGCAATTACTGGAAGCGGCGCATCGAGGTGGTGATGCGCGAGTACCACAAGTGGCGCATCTACTACAAGAAGCGG CTCCGTAAGTGCAGCAGGGAAGGGGATCTCCTGACCCCAAAGCAG GTGGAAGGGGGTTGGCAACCACCGGAGCGATGGTGCGAGCAGCTCTTCTCCAGCGTGGTGCCCGTGCTGCTCGGGGGCCCAGAGGAGGAGCCTGGCGGGCGGCAGCTTCTGGACCTGGACTGCTTTTTGTCCGACATCTCCGACACGCTCTTCACCATGACTCAGCCCAGCTCCACGCCCCTGCAGCTGCGCCCTGAGGACG CTTATGTGGGCAATGCTGACATGATCCAGCCGGACCTGacacccctgcagcccagcctgGATGACTTCATGGAGATCTCAG ATTTCTTCACCAGCTACCGCCCCCCACAGACACCCACGCCCTCACACTTCCCGGAGCCCCCCAGTTTTGGCACCATGGCTGACCCTTTCTTCGGCAGTTCGATCCTGGGCTCAGAGGTGCCCCCTGCCTCGTCAGGCATGACCCACCTCTCAGGGAATAACCGCCTGCAG GCTCGGAGCAGCTGCCCTGGCACCCTGGACTCCAGTGCCTTCCTGAACTCTGATTTCCTCCTTCCTGAAGACCCCAAGCCCAAGCTCCCACCCCcgccagcacccccacccctcttccaATACCCTGCCCTTCCCAAGGGGCCTGGTCTAGAGCCCTGTCCCCCACCCGCCTTCCCTCCCAtggctcctccccctgctttgCTGCAGGAAGAGCCTCTCTTCTCTCCTAGATTCCCCTTCTCTactgtccctcctgccccaggagtGTCCCCACTGCCGGCTCCCACTGCCTTCCCACCTACCCCCCAGCCTGGtccaggccctgcccctgctcccttccccatAGACCTTCTACCCTCAGGGTATCTGGAGCCCCAATTTGGGCCTCACTTCACAGTGCCCCAAGGCATGAGGTCCAGAGGCAagccccccgccccatcccctaGAGGGGAGAAGCCCAGCCCCCCAACCTTGGCCCCTGCCACCGCCAACCCCACTACCCCAGCGGGGGGCAACAACCCCTGCCTCACACAGCTGCTCACAGCAG CCAAGCCTGAGCAAGCCCTGGAACCACCACTCGTATCCAGCACCCTCCTCCGGCCCTCAGGGTCCCCG GAGACGGCCCCTGAATTCCCCTGCACCTTCCTACCCCCGACCCCGGCCCCCACACCACCCCGGCCCCCTCCAGGCCCAACCACACTGGCACCTCCCAGGCCCCTGATTGTCCCCAAAGCGGAGCGGCTCTCGCCCCCAGCACACAGCG GCCCGGGGACCCTGAGTGTCTGCGTCTCTCCCCCTCAACCCATCCTAAGCCGGGGTCGTCCAGACAACAACAAG ACTGAGAACCGGCGCATCACACACATCTCTGCAGAGCAGAAGAGGCGCTTCAATATCAAGCTGGGGTTTGACACCCTGCACGGGCTGGTGAGCACACTCAGCGCCCAGCCCAGCCTCAAG GTGAGCAAAGCAACCACACTGCAGAAGACGGCCGAGTACATCGCCATGCTGCAGCAGGAGCGGGCGGCCATGCAGGAGGAGGCCCAGCAGCTACGGGACCAGATCGAGGAGCTCAACGCTGCCATTAA CCTGTGCCAGCAGCAGCTGCCTGCTACCGGGGTGCCCATCACGCACCAGCGTTTCGACCAGATGCGAGACATGTTCAACGACTATGTCCGCACCCGGACACTGCACAACTGGAAGTTCTGGGTG
- the MLXIPL gene encoding carbohydrate-responsive element-binding protein isoform X5 has protein sequence MARALAGLAAGLSCPRVVPSQDSDSDTDSEDPSNRRSAGGLLRSQVIHSGHFMVSSPHSDSLTRRRDQEGPMGPADFGPRSIDPTLTRLFECMSLAYSGKLVSPKWKNFKGLKLLCRDKIRLNNAIWRAWYIQYVERRKSPVCGFVTPLQGPEADEHRKPEAVVLEGNYWKRRIEVVMREYHKWRIYYKKRLRKCSREGDLLTPKQVEGGWQPPERWCEQLFSSVVPVLLGGPEEEPGGRQLLDLDCFLSDISDTLFTMTQPSSTPLQLRPEDAYVGNADMIQPDLTPLQPSLDDFMEISDFFTSYRPPQTPTPSHFPEPPSFGTMADPFFGSSILGSEVPPASSGMTHLSGNNRLQARSSCPGTLDSSAFLNSDFLLPEDPKPKLPPPPAPPPLFQYPALPKGPGLEPCPPPAFPPMAPPPALLQEEPLFSPRFPFSTVPPAPGVSPLPAPTAFPPTPQPGPGPAPAPFPIDLLPSGYLEPQFGPHFTVPQGMRSRGKPPAPSPRGEKPSPPTLAPATANPTTPAGGNNPCLTQLLTAAKPEQALEPPLVSSTLLRPSGSPETAPEFPCTFLPPTPAPTPPRPPPGPTTLAPPRPLIVPKAERLSPPAHSGGERRLSGELNSIPGPGTLSVCVSPPQPILSRGRPDNNKTENRRITHISAEQKRRFNIKLGFDTLHGLVSTLSAQPSLKWAPEWGHLQHLSHTGDACR, from the exons ATGGCCCGGGCGTTGGCGGGTCTGGCCGCCGGTTTGTCCTGCCCGCGGGTCGTCCCCAGCCAAGACTCGGACTCAGACACAGATTCGGAGGACCCGAGTAACCGGCGCAGCGCGGGCGGGCTGCTCCGCTCGCAAGTCATCCACAGCGGTCACTTCATGGTGTCGTCGCCGCACAGCGACTCGCTGACCCGGCGGCGCGACCAGGAGGGGCCCATGGGGCCCGCCGACTTCGGGCCGCGCAGCATCGACCCCACACTCACCCGCCTCTTCGAGTGCATGAGCCTGGCCTACAG TGGCAAGCTGGTGTCTCCCAAGTGGAAGAACTTCAAAGGCCTCAAGCTGCTTTGCCGGGACAAGATCCGTCTCAACAACGCCATCTGGAGGGCCTGGTATATCCAGT ATGTGGAGCGGAGGAAGAGCCCCGTGTGTGGCTTCGTGACCCCCCTGCAGGGGCCTGAGGCTGATGAGCACCGAAAACCAGAG GCCGTGGTCCTAGAGGGCAATTACTGGAAGCGGCGCATCGAGGTGGTGATGCGCGAGTACCACAAGTGGCGCATCTACTACAAGAAGCGG CTCCGTAAGTGCAGCAGGGAAGGGGATCTCCTGACCCCAAAGCAG GTGGAAGGGGGTTGGCAACCACCGGAGCGATGGTGCGAGCAGCTCTTCTCCAGCGTGGTGCCCGTGCTGCTCGGGGGCCCAGAGGAGGAGCCTGGCGGGCGGCAGCTTCTGGACCTGGACTGCTTTTTGTCCGACATCTCCGACACGCTCTTCACCATGACTCAGCCCAGCTCCACGCCCCTGCAGCTGCGCCCTGAGGACG CTTATGTGGGCAATGCTGACATGATCCAGCCGGACCTGacacccctgcagcccagcctgGATGACTTCATGGAGATCTCAG ATTTCTTCACCAGCTACCGCCCCCCACAGACACCCACGCCCTCACACTTCCCGGAGCCCCCCAGTTTTGGCACCATGGCTGACCCTTTCTTCGGCAGTTCGATCCTGGGCTCAGAGGTGCCCCCTGCCTCGTCAGGCATGACCCACCTCTCAGGGAATAACCGCCTGCAG GCTCGGAGCAGCTGCCCTGGCACCCTGGACTCCAGTGCCTTCCTGAACTCTGATTTCCTCCTTCCTGAAGACCCCAAGCCCAAGCTCCCACCCCcgccagcacccccacccctcttccaATACCCTGCCCTTCCCAAGGGGCCTGGTCTAGAGCCCTGTCCCCCACCCGCCTTCCCTCCCAtggctcctccccctgctttgCTGCAGGAAGAGCCTCTCTTCTCTCCTAGATTCCCCTTCTCTactgtccctcctgccccaggagtGTCCCCACTGCCGGCTCCCACTGCCTTCCCACCTACCCCCCAGCCTGGtccaggccctgcccctgctcccttccccatAGACCTTCTACCCTCAGGGTATCTGGAGCCCCAATTTGGGCCTCACTTCACAGTGCCCCAAGGCATGAGGTCCAGAGGCAagccccccgccccatcccctaGAGGGGAGAAGCCCAGCCCCCCAACCTTGGCCCCTGCCACCGCCAACCCCACTACCCCAGCGGGGGGCAACAACCCCTGCCTCACACAGCTGCTCACAGCAG CCAAGCCTGAGCAAGCCCTGGAACCACCACTCGTATCCAGCACCCTCCTCCGGCCCTCAGGGTCCCCG GAGACGGCCCCTGAATTCCCCTGCACCTTCCTACCCCCGACCCCGGCCCCCACACCACCCCGGCCCCCTCCAGGCCCAACCACACTGGCACCTCCCAGGCCCCTGATTGTCCCCAAAGCGGAGCGGCTCTCGCCCCCAGCACACAGCG GTGGTGAGCGGAGGCTGTCTGGGGAACTCAACTCCATTCCAGGCCCGGGGACCCTGAGTGTCTGCGTCTCTCCCCCTCAACCCATCCTAAGCCGGGGTCGTCCAGACAACAACAAG ACTGAGAACCGGCGCATCACACACATCTCTGCAGAGCAGAAGAGGCGCTTCAATATCAAGCTGGGGTTTGACACCCTGCACGGGCTGGTGAGCACACTCAGCGCCCAGCCCAGCCTCAAG TGGGCCCCAGAGTGGGGCCACCTCCAGCACCTGAGCCACACTGGGGATGCCTGCAGGTGA